Part of the uncultured Methanobrevibacter sp. genome, TGTTTCCATGTAAAATTCCTGCTTGACTAGCTCCAGTTTGGCTTGAAAGATCTGTTTCCCATCCTTTTAGGCAGTGTGTTTTATTTTCAATCCATTTTTTTAGTGTGGGCATGTGTCCATTTTGAATAGCTTCTTCTAAGATTTCTTTAGCTAATCCATCAATTTCAAGCATTATTAATCCAGGATATTTTCGTTTAACTATTTTTTTATTGTTAATTTTTTTGGAAAGTCTTTGTATAATATAATTGTTGTAAAAATCAATATTTGTTAAGTTAAATATGAGTGTAGTAACTATATTTGTAATTAATGTAGCAATTAATGCATCTCCTAAGCTTATTTTAACATTTGGTAAAATATAGCCTACTGCGTAAAACATAAGTCCATTTAAAAAAAGAGCACCTATTCCAAATGTTACAATAAAAAATCTCATCAGTATTCTGGTAAAAATAGGCCATAGCAATGCATTTATGAAGGTTAGTAAAACTATTATAACTATCGCATTTGTCCAGTGCCCTATAACAAAATCTTTGTTAATTCTGGACATAGCTATGATTATTAATATGTTTGTTATTCCAATTATTATTGGAGTTATAATGGTCTTAGCTTTATTGATGTTGGTGGTATTAGTTTTTCCCATAGTAATCTATTCAATTTTTATTTTTTGTTTTTCGCGACTTTTTAGGTTGAATTGAGTTATTTCAGGTTTACAGTTTATTCTCATCCAGAACATATTTGTTCCAAGTCCTCTGCTGGTGTATTGAATCATATTATTAACTTTATATTTTCCAACAGGGTATTTAGTTGATTTTGGACCTCTGAATGGTGTAATATTAGTTCCTGGAATGATAAATTGCCCTCCATGTGAATGTCCAGAGATTTGTAGTCCGAATCTTTTAGTTTCACTGGATATTTTAGCAAAATCTGGTTCATGTGCAAGTAAAATAGCTGGACCTTCTTGTGGTAATTTATTTAAAACACAGTTTAAATCATCAGCACCAACAGTATAACTGTCTACTCCACCAATATTCAGTAATTTTTCTTCATTGTCTTTTTTTCCACTTTTTTTAAGCGTGTAAACATCATTACTTAAATCTTTAACATTGGCTTTTTTTAGTATGTTTCTTATTTCTTTAGCTCCAAGCCAATGATCATGATTTCCTAAAACTGCTAATTTTGAATCTTTTGCTTTTAATTTTTTAAAAGAATTTTTCAGGTCTTCTTCATATCCTTCTAAAATATATGAAACATAATCTCCAGTTAATGTTATCATATCTGGTTTTAAAGTGTTTACATAATCAACAACTCCATCTAAATACTCTGGAGTTAACCATTGTCCAATGTGGATGTCTGTTAAATTAACAATTTTATAATTATTAAATGCTAAGTCTAAATTATTTAATTCAATATCTACATTAACAAGGTCAAAGTATTCTTTACTAAATTCTGTTCCAAAGCTTATTTCTCTTGATTGAGTCATAAATTCCTGTAAACCTTGACGAACTTTTAGAACAGAAGGTTTGTTGTTGTCCATTTTATTTCACTTATATTTTTTTAATTTTGTATTAAGTTTTATATAATTTAAAACTTAAATATATAAGTAATTATTTATTTTTATTGTGATATTATGCTTCAAATTGCAGTTACTGGAAAACCAAATGTTGGAAAATCTTCATTCTTTAACTCTGCAACTTCTTCAAGTGTAGAAATGGCTAACTATCCATTTACTACTATTGATGCTAATAAAGCTGTTGCTCATGTTATTAGTGAATGTCCTTGTAAAGAATTAAATGTTACTTGTAATCCTAGAAATTCCATATGTATTGATGGAAAAAGATTACTGCCTGTTGAATTAATAGATGTTGCAGGACTTGTTCCTGGAGCTCATGAAGGTAAAGGATTAGGTAATCAGTTTTTAGATGATTTAATGCAGGCTAAAGTTCTTATTCATGTTATTGATGCTTCAGGTTCTACTGATGCTGAAGGTCAAAGTGTAGAACCTGGTTCTCATGATCCTTTAGATGATATTGAATTTCTAGAAGATGAAATAGTAATGTGGATGTATGGAATTCTTAATAGGAATTGGGTTAGACTTGTACGTAAAATTGAAGCTGAAAAATTAGATATTGCTAAAGTTATTTTTGACCAATTATCTGGTACTGGAATAAGCTTGGAGGATATTATTGAAGCTAAAAGAAAAGTTAATCCAGATTATACTAAATGGGAAAAAGAAGATTTCATGGAACTTATACGTAATATATTACATATAGCTAAACCAATGCTTATTGTAGCTAATAAAGCAGATTTACCAACTGCTGAAGAAAATATTAAAAGAATGCAGGAAAAATATCCTTATGTTATACCAGCATCTGCAGAATCTGAGATAGCATTAGTTAGAGCAGCTGAAGCAGGTTTGATTAGTTATACTCCTGGTGATTCAGATTTTGAAATTTTAGAAAAAGATAAATTATCTGATAATCAAATTAAAGCTTTGGAATATATTAGAACAAATATTTTAGAGAAATATGGTGGAACAGGTATTCAAACAGCATTAAATGAAGCTGTATTTGGTTTACTTAATATGATTGTAGTTTATCCAGTTCAAGATGAACATAAATACACTGATCAAAAAGGAAATGTTTTGCCTGATGGAATTTTAGTACCTAAAGGTGCGGTTCCTAAAGAATTGGCTTATCTTGTTCATTCAGATATTGGTGATAACTTCATGCATGCAGTAGATGCACGTAAAAACATGAGAATTGCTGCAAATTATGAATTACAAGATAAAGATGTTATAAGTATTGTTACAAGAGGATAATCACCTCTCCATGCAATATTTTATGTATAAATCTCTTTTTTAATATTTTCTAATTGTGATGAGGTTAAAATGGATGAAAAAAAAGTAAATCTTGAAAAATCTTTTGCTAAAAAATTAGGAATGGGAACCACAGCTAAGAGAATATTTCAAGATTTAGATGATGAATTAAATGTGTTAATATTAAATTTTAAAGATGTTGAATTTATTAGTAGATTATTTGCTCAAGAATATGTCTATCAAAAAAATAATTCACATGTTTCTATTAAAGAAGAAAACATGTCAGAGTTTATTAAAGAATTATTGAATGTTGTTGAAGAAGATTATATTGAAACATATGGTGTAAAAAATATATAGTTTATTTTAATATTAATGGGCTAACTGGGAAATAAACTGATATTTTTAGTTTAATAAAAGAATAGCTATTT contains:
- a CDS encoding redox-regulated ATPase YchF; translation: MLQIAVTGKPNVGKSSFFNSATSSSVEMANYPFTTIDANKAVAHVISECPCKELNVTCNPRNSICIDGKRLLPVELIDVAGLVPGAHEGKGLGNQFLDDLMQAKVLIHVIDASGSTDAEGQSVEPGSHDPLDDIEFLEDEIVMWMYGILNRNWVRLVRKIEAEKLDIAKVIFDQLSGTGISLEDIIEAKRKVNPDYTKWEKEDFMELIRNILHIAKPMLIVANKADLPTAEENIKRMQEKYPYVIPASAESEIALVRAAEAGLISYTPGDSDFEILEKDKLSDNQIKALEYIRTNILEKYGGTGIQTALNEAVFGLLNMIVVYPVQDEHKYTDQKGNVLPDGILVPKGAVPKELAYLVHSDIGDNFMHAVDARKNMRIAANYELQDKDVISIVTRG
- a CDS encoding metallophosphoesterase: MDNNKPSVLKVRQGLQEFMTQSREISFGTEFSKEYFDLVNVDIELNNLDLAFNNYKIVNLTDIHIGQWLTPEYLDGVVDYVNTLKPDMITLTGDYVSYILEGYEEDLKNSFKKLKAKDSKLAVLGNHDHWLGAKEIRNILKKANVKDLSNDVYTLKKSGKKDNEEKLLNIGGVDSYTVGADDLNCVLNKLPQEGPAILLAHEPDFAKISSETKRFGLQISGHSHGGQFIIPGTNITPFRGPKSTKYPVGKYKVNNMIQYTSRGLGTNMFWMRINCKPEITQFNLKSREKQKIKIE